The following coding sequences are from one Hymenobacter sp. DG25A window:
- a CDS encoding acyl-CoA dehydrogenase family protein, with product MELVATENQTMIAQMVRDFGATHIKPNMMKWDESQEFPVEVFHKLGELGLMGVLVPQEYGGSGFGYTEYVTAIAELSKIDGSIGLSMAAHNSLCTGHILQHASEEQKRKYLPKLASGEWIGAWGLTEPNTGSDAGNMRTVAIEDGDHYVLNGAKNFITHGKSGNVAVVIARTGEVGDSHAMTAFIIERGTPGFAAGRKEDKLGMRASETTELIFTDCRVPKENVIGKVGDGFVQSLKVLDGGRISIAALSLGIAQGAYEAALQYSKERYQFNQPISSFQGISFKLADMATEIEAASLLTYRAADMKDRGLNVNRESAMAKLYASEVSVRVANEGVQIFGGYGYTKDYPAEKYYRDAKLCTIGEGTSEIQKLVIARTLLK from the coding sequence ATGGAACTGGTAGCTACTGAAAACCAGACAATGATTGCCCAGATGGTGCGCGACTTTGGTGCCACACACATCAAGCCGAACATGATGAAGTGGGACGAAAGCCAGGAATTCCCGGTGGAAGTGTTTCACAAACTGGGTGAGCTAGGTCTGATGGGCGTACTGGTACCGCAGGAATACGGCGGATCCGGCTTTGGCTACACCGAGTACGTAACCGCCATTGCGGAGTTATCAAAAATTGATGGCAGCATTGGTTTATCCATGGCCGCGCATAACTCGCTGTGCACGGGCCACATTCTGCAGCATGCTTCCGAAGAGCAGAAACGGAAGTACCTACCCAAGCTGGCTTCCGGCGAATGGATTGGTGCCTGGGGCCTCACGGAGCCCAACACAGGTTCTGACGCCGGCAACATGCGCACCGTAGCCATCGAAGATGGAGACCATTACGTGCTGAACGGCGCCAAAAACTTTATTACCCACGGCAAAAGCGGCAATGTAGCCGTAGTCATTGCCCGGACGGGAGAAGTAGGCGACTCTCACGCCATGACGGCTTTCATTATTGAGCGGGGCACACCCGGCTTTGCAGCTGGCCGCAAGGAAGACAAGCTGGGCATGCGTGCCTCCGAAACTACCGAGCTCATCTTCACAGATTGCCGCGTCCCGAAGGAAAACGTTATTGGTAAAGTAGGCGACGGCTTCGTGCAGTCGCTGAAAGTATTGGACGGTGGCCGTATCAGCATTGCGGCCCTGAGCCTAGGTATTGCCCAGGGCGCCTATGAGGCCGCTCTGCAGTACTCCAAGGAGCGCTACCAGTTCAATCAGCCTATTTCCAGCTTCCAGGGTATTTCCTTTAAGCTGGCCGATATGGCTACCGAAATTGAAGCTGCCTCGCTGCTGACGTATCGCGCCGCCGATATGAAGGACCGGGGCCTGAACGTAAACCGTGAGTCGGCTATGGCAAAGCTGTATGCGTCTGAGGTATCGGTGCGCGTAGCTAATGAGGGCGTGCAGATCTTTGGTGGTTATGGCTATACCAAAGACTATCCGGCCGAAAAATACTATCGCGACGCCAAGCTGTGCACCATTGGTGAGGGCACTTCGGAGATTCAGAAACTCGTTATTGCCCGCACGCTCTTAAAGTAG
- a CDS encoding polysaccharide biosynthesis/export family protein, whose protein sequence is MRITSLRPLVWFLLVQGALLSSCASSRLYKQNIMFRTEGSTAVVDTTKLRDALGKLGRNYIIRPNDYLQVRVYTNRGERLLDPNGELRFGVPGNQSIQSGAGNTAGNANNNNTQGAGNLSITRGGDVGSKPAGEAEFLVQADGRVKLPMVDFVKVSGYTLVQADSILQLRYNTFYKESFVATRVTNSRVFVLGAPGGRIVPLYNENMNLLEVLSAIGGIDASNMQGGGGGNQNNRRLGKAFNIRLIRGDLRNPQVQVVDLSTIEGMRHADLQIHPNDVIYIEPVRKPFTEALADITPVLSVLTSVITTVFLINNLSK, encoded by the coding sequence ATGCGCATCACTTCTCTTCGCCCGCTAGTTTGGTTTCTACTAGTTCAGGGTGCCTTGCTCAGCTCCTGCGCTTCCTCCAGGCTTTACAAGCAGAATATCATGTTTCGGACCGAGGGCAGCACTGCCGTGGTCGATACAACCAAACTTCGGGATGCCTTAGGAAAGCTAGGCCGCAACTATATTATTCGGCCGAATGACTACTTGCAGGTTCGGGTGTATACCAACCGAGGTGAGCGGCTCCTTGATCCTAATGGAGAGCTTCGCTTTGGGGTTCCTGGCAACCAGTCTATCCAGAGCGGAGCAGGCAATACAGCCGGTAATGCAAATAATAATAATACCCAGGGAGCTGGTAATCTTTCTATAACACGTGGTGGCGATGTAGGCAGCAAGCCGGCTGGTGAAGCAGAGTTTTTGGTTCAGGCAGATGGGCGTGTTAAGCTGCCCATGGTGGACTTTGTTAAAGTAAGTGGCTATACCTTAGTTCAAGCGGACAGCATTCTGCAGCTTCGTTATAATACTTTTTACAAGGAATCATTCGTGGCCACCCGGGTAACGAATAGTCGGGTATTTGTGTTAGGTGCCCCAGGTGGTCGTATTGTGCCATTGTATAATGAGAATATGAACCTCTTGGAGGTGTTATCTGCTATTGGAGGAATTGATGCATCGAATATGCAGGGAGGGGGGGGCGGAAATCAAAATAATCGTCGTCTAGGAAAGGCTTTCAATATTCGTCTTATACGTGGAGACTTAAGAAATCCACAAGTGCAAGTTGTTGACCTTTCAACAATTGAAGGAATGCGGCATGCTGATTTGCAGATACATCCCAATGATGTTATATATATAGAGCCAGTGCGTAAGCCTTTCACAGAAGCTTTAGCTGATATAACCCCAGTATTATCTGTTTTAACGTCAGTAATTACGACTGTGTTTCTAATAAATAACCTCAGTAAATAA
- a CDS encoding GumC family protein, with the protein MAKNENAELEDLIRNSLGNQPAMNTPEPESETEGSGLDLSTLVMVVRKSLPWMLLFILLGLLTSWTYLRYTKPVYKSSSILKIDEKQEAGTLGLGGGLAGPEGPLSMNNLSGEVELIKSNLIYRQLRDSLELDVNYYAQGTVLESELYKASPFHIEYAIKDPGYYGIQFNIQFLNKDKFILSYALRGNEIKEEKVVGSAIIQPGINLQLNLTPQFSSDVIGKDYHFVVKDNGAINQYIDQNLTVEIINPEANTIGISFADHNPLKAKDIVNRIDTVYLVEKLAKNSQGQQQTLQYLDEQLDITRDSLQRAELALQRFVKANKTYDVKADVGTLTEKLAEQEKERIELQKRLDLLNGVARLIQRERITRDENVSVEQSVPGLVTLEDPILTQQITELNLAQQDLRRVLRSSTEATEAVQQRKAAVEYAKRNVQDALQQSMQVVREQLATLNQQRGQYSAQLQVLPQRETELARLRRPFELFEKSYLMLMDKKVEFSIAKAGTTPDFQILSPASAPVEPISPVRMIVYAIGLAGGIILGLSLVAVRYFMHNTVTSSRELENNCIAPVLGIIPTYDKEKLAVSKLIVDKNPKSAISESIRSIRTNLEFMASSKKKRLISITSTVSGEGKTFVAVNLGGIIALSEQRVVILDLDMRKPKVNLAFGAENIKGISTILIERHSWEECIQHTSIPTLDFISAGPTPPNPSELILSPKFDELLANLHQQYDVIMIDTPPVGLVTDGILIMRKADLPIYIVRADYSKKVFLKNINKLIRTNGFTRMATILNDARASGMYGYGYGYGYGYGQGYGQGYYEEVQPKLSLWRRLRQRFA; encoded by the coding sequence ATGGCAAAAAACGAAAACGCTGAACTGGAAGACCTGATTCGTAATAGTCTGGGTAATCAACCGGCGATGAATACACCTGAGCCTGAATCAGAAACCGAGGGCAGTGGGCTTGATCTATCTACCTTAGTCATGGTAGTTCGCAAAAGTCTGCCATGGATGTTGCTGTTTATTCTTTTGGGGTTACTTACCTCATGGACCTATCTGCGCTATACTAAGCCGGTTTATAAATCGTCATCAATTTTGAAAATTGATGAGAAACAGGAGGCTGGTACCTTAGGACTAGGGGGAGGGCTGGCAGGTCCAGAAGGACCCTTATCTATGAATAACCTATCTGGCGAAGTAGAGTTAATTAAATCTAATCTTATTTATCGGCAGTTACGAGACTCGCTAGAACTTGACGTGAATTATTATGCTCAGGGAACAGTATTAGAAAGTGAGCTATATAAAGCTTCTCCTTTTCATATTGAATATGCTATTAAGGATCCAGGTTATTATGGAATCCAGTTTAATATTCAATTTCTTAATAAAGACAAATTTATACTTTCTTATGCACTGAGAGGAAATGAGATTAAAGAAGAAAAAGTAGTAGGCTCAGCAATTATACAACCTGGTATCAATTTACAGCTTAATCTGACCCCTCAGTTTTCTTCTGATGTTATTGGCAAGGATTATCACTTTGTGGTAAAAGACAATGGGGCTATTAATCAGTATATAGATCAAAATCTGACGGTTGAAATTATTAATCCAGAAGCAAATACTATTGGTATTTCTTTTGCTGATCATAACCCGCTCAAAGCGAAGGATATTGTTAATCGGATTGATACAGTATACTTGGTAGAAAAATTGGCTAAAAACTCACAAGGCCAGCAGCAAACGCTGCAGTACCTAGATGAGCAACTTGACATAACCCGGGATAGTCTGCAGCGGGCGGAATTAGCTTTGCAACGGTTTGTTAAAGCGAATAAGACATATGATGTAAAGGCGGACGTAGGCACTCTTACAGAAAAGTTAGCCGAGCAGGAAAAAGAGAGAATAGAGCTACAAAAGCGCCTTGATCTATTAAATGGTGTAGCTCGCTTAATACAACGGGAACGTATTACAAGGGATGAGAATGTCAGTGTAGAACAGAGTGTCCCTGGTCTGGTAACTTTAGAGGACCCCATTCTTACTCAGCAGATAACGGAACTGAACCTGGCTCAACAGGATTTACGGCGCGTGCTCCGTTCCAGTACGGAAGCTACGGAAGCGGTTCAGCAACGGAAGGCAGCGGTGGAGTATGCCAAACGAAATGTGCAGGATGCATTACAGCAAAGCATGCAGGTTGTACGGGAGCAACTCGCTACTTTAAATCAGCAGCGTGGCCAATACAGCGCCCAATTGCAGGTACTTCCTCAGCGCGAGACCGAATTAGCTCGTCTTCGTCGTCCTTTTGAGCTCTTTGAAAAGTCTTATCTGATGCTGATGGATAAGAAAGTGGAGTTCAGCATTGCGAAGGCGGGTACTACTCCGGACTTCCAGATTCTCTCTCCGGCATCTGCTCCCGTAGAGCCTATTTCTCCTGTACGGATGATCGTATATGCCATTGGCCTGGCGGGTGGCATCATACTAGGGTTGAGTTTGGTGGCAGTGCGCTATTTCATGCACAATACTGTTACCAGCAGCCGGGAACTGGAGAATAATTGTATTGCCCCGGTATTAGGTATTATTCCAACCTACGACAAAGAGAAACTGGCAGTATCGAAGCTGATTGTAGATAAAAATCCCAAGTCAGCCATTTCTGAGTCCATTCGCTCAATTCGGACCAATCTGGAGTTTATGGCGTCTTCGAAGAAGAAACGCCTGATTTCCATTACCTCCACGGTCAGCGGAGAAGGCAAGACGTTTGTGGCGGTAAACCTGGGCGGCATCATTGCACTGTCTGAGCAGCGGGTGGTCATTCTGGATCTGGACATGCGTAAGCCAAAAGTCAACCTGGCTTTTGGGGCTGAAAACATCAAAGGCATCAGTACTATACTGATCGAGCGGCATAGTTGGGAAGAATGTATTCAGCACACTTCTATTCCCACGCTCGATTTCATCTCAGCCGGGCCTACCCCGCCAAATCCTTCTGAACTGATTCTGAGTCCCAAGTTTGATGAGCTACTAGCCAACCTGCATCAGCAGTATGATGTCATTATGATTGACACGCCGCCAGTAGGTTTGGTCACGGATGGTATCCTGATTATGCGCAAAGCGGACTTGCCGATTTACATTGTGCGGGCGGACTACTCAAAAAAGGTATTCCTGAAAAATATCAATAAGCTGATTCGGACGAATGGTTTTACCCGAATGGCGACCATTCTGAATGATGCCCGGGCTTCTGGTATGTATGGTTATGGCTACGGCTACGGCTATGGCTATGGACAGGGCTATGGGCAGGGCTACTATGAAGAGGTGCAGCCTAAGCTCAGCTTATGGCGGCGGTTGCGGCAGCGCTTTGCATAA
- a CDS encoding tyrosine-protein phosphatase has protein sequence MASFLSKLFGSRAAAVEAASLGALEVDMHSHVLPGLDDGAETLEHAVDLLREMQALGYRKLVMTPHIMGDFYKNTPEGVRAALSNLQQAAQDAGITGLELECAAEYYLDEWFGRKLEAAEPLLSFGGSQKYLLFETSYINEPFNLQETIFNLKAAGYQPVMAHPERYTYLYGRFEELIRIRESGVLLQVNLNSLSGYYSPGARHVAEKLIDAGMVDMLGTDAHHRKHTETLRTKVLMAEYLQKALALPLLNKHL, from the coding sequence ATGGCATCGTTCCTGAGTAAATTGTTTGGCAGCCGGGCCGCAGCGGTGGAGGCTGCCTCTTTAGGAGCGTTGGAAGTCGATATGCACTCCCATGTGTTACCGGGGCTGGATGATGGAGCAGAAACTCTGGAACATGCCGTGGACCTTCTGCGCGAGATGCAGGCGCTGGGCTACCGCAAGCTGGTGATGACCCCCCATATCATGGGCGACTTCTACAAGAACACCCCGGAAGGAGTCCGTGCTGCCCTCAGCAATTTGCAACAAGCCGCTCAGGATGCCGGTATTACCGGCTTGGAACTGGAATGCGCCGCCGAGTACTATCTGGATGAATGGTTTGGCCGCAAGTTGGAAGCCGCCGAGCCGCTGCTAAGTTTTGGCGGCAGCCAGAAGTATCTGCTTTTCGAAACGTCGTATATCAACGAGCCCTTCAACCTGCAGGAAACCATTTTCAACCTCAAAGCAGCCGGCTACCAACCCGTTATGGCCCATCCGGAACGGTATACCTACCTCTATGGGCGTTTTGAGGAACTGATCAGGATTCGGGAGTCGGGCGTGCTGCTGCAGGTGAATCTGAACTCTTTGTCAGGATACTATTCGCCGGGCGCCCGGCACGTGGCAGAGAAACTCATTGATGCGGGTATGGTGGATATGCTGGGTACCGATGCGCACCATCGGAAGCATACGGAAACACTCCGTACAAAAGTCCTGATGGCGGAGTATCTGCAGAAAGCGCTGGCGCTGCCGTTGCTCAACAAACACCTGTAA
- a CDS encoding NAD-dependent epimerase/dehydratase family protein: MVFVTGGSGLIGSFLIPALVARGLPVRALYRNQIPAIPMADQVEWVEGDLRDSLAIQQALQGVTHVFHCAGLVSYAPQDEAALLQVNMEGTAVLVDACLMQPGIRLCHVSSVAALGEAASPPSAVVSGSPFVVTEEAKWDLGASHSAYAASKYLGELEVWRGVSEGLSAVIVNPSVVLGPADWNRSSTRLFQYAYNEHLFYTPGNLNVVDVRDVVAAMLRLTLDLAVRGERYVLSAAALPLHDFLTQAAQCFGKKPPTTAVPDWAAEAIWRVEHVRSLLTGARPLITKDTARAGRRALQYQATKVQLATGLAFRPVAETIAWCCTELQRNVHASGAVVVS; this comes from the coding sequence ATGGTCTTCGTTACGGGTGGCAGTGGGCTTATTGGCAGTTTCCTGATTCCGGCGCTGGTAGCGCGTGGCCTGCCGGTGCGGGCCCTCTATCGTAATCAGATTCCGGCCATTCCGATGGCTGATCAGGTGGAATGGGTGGAGGGTGACCTGCGCGATTCGTTGGCTATTCAGCAGGCGTTGCAGGGTGTAACCCACGTATTCCACTGTGCCGGCTTGGTCTCCTACGCACCGCAGGATGAAGCAGCCCTGCTGCAAGTAAACATGGAAGGTACCGCGGTACTGGTGGATGCCTGTCTGATGCAACCCGGAATTCGCTTATGCCATGTATCCTCGGTGGCCGCTTTAGGTGAGGCGGCTTCTCCGCCGTCGGCGGTAGTTAGCGGCAGCCCGTTTGTTGTCACGGAAGAGGCTAAGTGGGACTTAGGAGCCAGTCATTCGGCGTACGCGGCATCAAAATACCTGGGCGAGCTGGAAGTATGGCGCGGGGTATCCGAAGGGCTGTCGGCGGTCATTGTGAATCCCTCCGTAGTACTGGGCCCCGCCGACTGGAACCGGAGCAGTACCCGGCTGTTTCAGTATGCCTACAACGAACATCTGTTTTACACACCCGGCAACCTTAACGTGGTGGATGTGCGCGACGTGGTAGCCGCCATGCTGCGCCTCACGCTGGATCTGGCGGTACGGGGGGAACGGTATGTGCTGAGTGCGGCGGCCCTGCCACTGCATGATTTTCTGACGCAGGCCGCTCAATGCTTTGGAAAAAAGCCCCCTACAACGGCCGTGCCGGACTGGGCTGCCGAAGCCATCTGGCGGGTAGAGCATGTCCGCTCCTTGCTGACCGGAGCGCGGCCGCTCATCACCAAAGACACCGCCCGCGCTGGCCGCCGCGCCCTGCAATATCAGGCCACCAAAGTGCAGCTGGCAACCGGACTTGCCTTCCGGCCGGTAGCCGAAACAATTGCCTGGTGCTGTACTGAATTACAACGGAACGTGCACGCCTCCGGTGCGGTTGTTGTATCTTAG
- a CDS encoding tetratricopeptide repeat protein has translation MNENFEDRDEVLDTVRRFERMLTNNEPVFFDLGDFENIIDHYTTHTQYDKALRACEAAIAQYPFSTELLIDRSQVLAMKGEYVEAAAQIEDVALLDPDNPDVAVTRGIIATQKGDFSEAVAYFLSALERAPDRDDIHFNLGLAYQSWLKFKSAAKYYKQSLRLNLDNEVAVQELLYCLEVSERLETNLEFFRRFTDDDPYSALAWYNLGQAYFRLGRYDDAIAAFEYAILIDGKFYDAHGYLASTYVNQEHYRKAIDEFQLSYEKDKPTAEALCNIGECHEKLAEWDQARRYYQKSIDMDETMDEAWFGIGIVLSAQDRNFEAIHFFRRAVNLYEESVEYWLALATAEYQVGNIVSAIECYEKATLVAPDNKDAWLNWSIILYEQGNYDGAIDLMRNAVEIQPAEAELHYRLCAYLLAAGRYREAYECLENALVLDFDKHRLLFDYFPELESQRALARLIDQYRK, from the coding sequence ATGAACGAAAATTTTGAGGACCGGGATGAAGTGCTGGATACCGTGCGCCGCTTTGAGCGCATGTTGACCAACAATGAGCCGGTGTTTTTTGATCTGGGCGATTTTGAGAACATCATCGACCATTATACCACCCATACCCAGTACGATAAGGCCCTGCGGGCGTGTGAGGCAGCCATTGCCCAATACCCCTTCAGCACGGAGCTGCTCATCGACCGTTCCCAGGTGCTGGCCATGAAAGGCGAGTATGTGGAGGCGGCCGCGCAGATTGAAGACGTTGCCCTGCTCGACCCGGACAACCCGGACGTGGCCGTGACGCGCGGTATCATTGCCACGCAGAAAGGGGATTTCTCGGAGGCTGTGGCGTACTTCCTGAGTGCGCTGGAGCGCGCCCCCGACCGCGACGATATTCACTTCAACCTGGGCCTGGCTTACCAAAGCTGGCTGAAGTTCAAGAGTGCGGCCAAGTACTACAAGCAAAGCCTGCGCCTGAACCTGGATAACGAGGTGGCCGTGCAGGAGCTGCTGTACTGCCTGGAAGTATCAGAACGGCTGGAAACCAACCTGGAGTTTTTCCGCCGCTTCACCGATGATGACCCATACTCCGCTTTAGCCTGGTACAACCTGGGGCAGGCCTACTTCCGCCTGGGCCGGTACGATGATGCCATTGCCGCTTTCGAGTATGCTATCCTGATTGATGGCAAGTTCTATGATGCGCATGGCTACCTGGCCAGCACCTACGTGAACCAGGAGCATTACCGCAAGGCCATCGACGAGTTTCAGCTGAGCTACGAGAAAGACAAGCCCACCGCGGAAGCACTGTGCAACATTGGCGAGTGCCACGAAAAGCTGGCCGAGTGGGACCAGGCACGCCGCTATTACCAGAAGTCCATTGATATGGATGAGACTATGGACGAGGCGTGGTTTGGAATCGGCATAGTGCTGAGCGCTCAGGACCGCAACTTCGAGGCCATTCACTTCTTCCGGCGGGCGGTAAACCTGTACGAGGAAAGTGTGGAGTACTGGCTGGCGCTTGCCACGGCCGAGTACCAGGTGGGCAACATCGTTAGTGCCATTGAGTGCTATGAAAAAGCCACCCTGGTAGCCCCCGACAACAAAGACGCCTGGCTGAACTGGAGCATCATACTCTACGAGCAGGGCAACTACGACGGCGCCATTGACCTGATGCGCAATGCCGTGGAAATTCAGCCGGCCGAGGCTGAGCTGCACTACCGCCTGTGCGCCTACCTGCTGGCTGCCGGGCGCTACCGCGAGGCTTACGAGTGCCTGGAAAACGCCTTGGTGCTGGATTTCGATAAGCACCGACTGCTGTTTGATTATTTCCCCGAGCTGGAGTCGCAGCGCGCCCTGGCCCGGCTGATTGATCAGTACCGCAAGTAA
- a CDS encoding phosphosulfolactate synthase, producing MNYDLNQIPERTAKPREQGFTMVMDKGLSVREVEDFLEVGASYTDIVKLGWATSYVTPNLKRKLEVYKEAGIPVYFGGTLFEAFIIRNQFDDYRRLLDTMGMEYCEVSDGSIDLDHEQKLKFIQTLSKDVRVLSEVGSKDAEKIIPPYKWIQQMRTELEAGAEKVIGEAREAGNVGLFRSTGEVRSGLVEEILTQIPFEKIIWEAPQKAQQVWFIKMLGANVNLGNIAPNEIISLETIRLGLRGDTFTHFLDMDNVAEMFKPEVKAPGKPGTSMPRG from the coding sequence ATGAACTACGACCTGAACCAAATTCCTGAGCGCACCGCCAAACCCCGCGAACAAGGCTTTACCATGGTAATGGACAAAGGCCTGAGCGTGCGCGAAGTAGAGGACTTTCTGGAAGTAGGCGCCTCCTACACCGATATTGTTAAGCTGGGCTGGGCTACCTCGTACGTAACGCCTAACCTCAAGCGCAAGCTGGAAGTGTACAAAGAAGCCGGCATTCCGGTGTACTTCGGCGGTACGCTGTTCGAGGCCTTCATCATCCGCAATCAGTTTGATGACTACCGCCGCCTGCTCGATACCATGGGCATGGAATATTGCGAGGTATCCGACGGCTCCATTGACCTGGACCACGAGCAAAAGCTGAAGTTCATTCAGACTTTGTCGAAAGATGTGCGCGTGCTGTCGGAAGTAGGTTCCAAGGATGCTGAAAAGATCATTCCTCCCTACAAGTGGATTCAGCAGATGCGTACCGAGCTGGAAGCCGGCGCCGAAAAGGTAATTGGTGAAGCTCGCGAAGCCGGCAACGTAGGTCTGTTCCGCAGCACCGGCGAGGTTCGCTCGGGCTTGGTAGAAGAGATTCTGACCCAGATTCCCTTCGAGAAAATCATCTGGGAAGCGCCCCAGAAAGCACAGCAGGTATGGTTTATCAAGATGCTGGGCGCCAACGTAAACCTGGGCAACATTGCCCCCAATGAGATTATCTCGCTGGAAACCATTCGGCTGGGTCTGCGCGGCGATACTTTCACGCACTTCCTGGATATGGATAATGTAGCCGAGATGTTCAAGCCTGAAGTGAAGGCTCCCGGCAAGCCCGGTACCTCCATGCCACGAGGCTAA
- a CDS encoding alpha/beta hydrolase: MAQATGRVEHLPDFPSKFVQPRNVDVWLPEGYAPGKKYPVLYMHDGQNLFSPKTSYGGVAWEVDSVLTQLQRDKKVPACIVVGIWNSPKRFAEYAPEKPFNMMPAERQEAIKQERQSESLADAYLKFIVEELKPYIDQHYQTRPDRKHTFIMGSSMGGLISLYAALEYPKVFGGAGCVSTHWPLSLKTNTPDFTDAMVRYMAQKLPRRHKPRLYFDYGTATLDSWYEPHQQRIDSVLRAQGYDARHWQTRRFEGASHNEASWQQRLAIPLEFLLGKK, from the coding sequence ATGGCGCAGGCTACGGGCCGCGTAGAGCACCTGCCGGATTTCCCCTCGAAGTTTGTGCAGCCGCGCAACGTGGATGTGTGGCTGCCCGAGGGATATGCGCCCGGCAAAAAATACCCGGTGCTGTACATGCACGATGGCCAGAACCTGTTCAGCCCCAAAACCTCCTACGGCGGCGTGGCCTGGGAAGTAGATAGTGTGCTCACGCAGCTGCAGCGGGATAAAAAAGTGCCGGCCTGCATCGTGGTGGGCATCTGGAACTCGCCCAAACGGTTTGCCGAGTACGCACCCGAAAAGCCGTTTAATATGATGCCAGCGGAGCGGCAGGAGGCCATTAAGCAGGAGCGGCAGTCTGAGTCATTGGCGGATGCTTACCTGAAGTTCATCGTGGAAGAGCTGAAGCCCTACATCGACCAGCATTACCAGACCCGGCCCGACCGTAAGCACACCTTCATCATGGGTTCCAGCATGGGCGGGCTCATCTCGCTGTATGCCGCGCTGGAATACCCCAAGGTGTTTGGTGGAGCAGGCTGCGTTTCCACGCACTGGCCCCTGAGTCTGAAAACGAATACTCCGGACTTTACCGATGCTATGGTGCGGTATATGGCGCAGAAGCTGCCGCGCCGCCACAAGCCCCGCCTGTATTTCGATTATGGCACCGCCACGCTGGATAGCTGGTATGAGCCCCACCAGCAGCGCATAGATTCCGTCCTGCGCGCCCAAGGCTACGATGCCCGCCACTGGCAAACCCGCCGCTTTGAAGGAGCCTCCCACAACGAAGCCTCCTGGCAGCAGCGCCTGGCTATTCCGCTGGAGTTTCTGCTCGGGAAGAAATAG
- a CDS encoding spermidine synthase: MKKALSYLYPFTRKVPSTYNGELEVSLYRGRKVLDSRTANYSYGSLQRVLRFGLQQISLAGCRRILLLGLGGGSVIQTLREDFDYQNHITAVDFDPLVIELAAQEFGIEPGPRLQIVCADAFAYVHDSHPPFDLVLVDLFVDSTIQEGVFAPAFWQNVFRLLRPGGQVLLNTLQGAVPAGALQQLQEAVQVLGGTVRLFPKVEKLNLLVLVQKPA, translated from the coding sequence ATGAAAAAGGCATTGAGCTATCTGTACCCGTTCACGCGCAAGGTGCCCTCCACTTATAATGGGGAGTTGGAAGTCTCCCTGTACCGGGGGCGCAAGGTGCTGGACTCGCGCACGGCCAACTATTCCTACGGCTCTTTGCAGCGAGTGCTGCGCTTTGGCTTGCAGCAGATTTCGCTGGCTGGCTGCCGGCGTATTCTGCTGCTGGGGCTGGGCGGCGGCTCCGTTATCCAAACGCTGCGGGAGGATTTCGACTACCAAAACCACATTACCGCCGTCGATTTTGATCCGCTGGTGATAGAGCTGGCGGCGCAGGAATTTGGCATTGAACCCGGCCCGCGCCTGCAGATTGTGTGCGCCGATGCCTTTGCCTACGTGCACGACTCACACCCGCCCTTTGATCTGGTGCTGGTGGATCTGTTTGTGGACAGCACCATTCAGGAAGGCGTGTTTGCGCCGGCATTCTGGCAGAACGTATTTCGGCTGTTGCGCCCCGGCGGCCAGGTATTGCTGAATACCCTGCAAGGCGCAGTGCCGGCCGGCGCGCTGCAGCAACTGCAGGAGGCAGTGCAGGTTTTGGGCGGTACCGTCAGGCTGTTTCCGAAGGTGGAAAAGCTGAACCTGCTGGTGCTGGTCCAGAAGCCAGCCTAA
- a CDS encoding DedA family protein → MEIIKHFFDLVLHLDKTLVDVVLQYGTLTYLILFLIIFTETGVVVFPFLPGDSLLFVAGTLAAQPVAAGSPETLLNVWYLMPLLFVAAFLGDNLNYFIGDYLGPRVFRENYKLLNRKYLDQTQAFYAKHGGKTIIMARFVPIVRTFAPFVAGVGTMKYSYFISYSIGGALLWVVSLTMAGYLFGNIPVVRDNFTLVIYGIILLSILPPLFQFLKSKFAARPTSA, encoded by the coding sequence ATGGAGATTATTAAGCACTTTTTTGACCTGGTTCTGCACCTCGATAAAACCCTCGTGGATGTGGTGCTGCAATACGGGACGCTGACGTACCTGATTCTGTTTCTCATCATCTTCACAGAAACCGGGGTGGTCGTTTTTCCATTCCTGCCCGGTGATTCGCTGCTGTTTGTGGCCGGCACGCTGGCCGCGCAGCCCGTGGCCGCCGGCTCGCCGGAAACCCTGCTTAACGTGTGGTATCTGATGCCCCTGCTGTTTGTAGCCGCTTTTCTGGGGGATAACCTCAACTACTTTATTGGCGACTACCTGGGGCCGCGCGTGTTCCGCGAAAACTACAAGCTGCTCAACCGCAAATACTTGGACCAGACCCAGGCCTTCTATGCCAAGCATGGTGGCAAAACCATCATTATGGCCCGCTTTGTCCCTATTGTGCGCACGTTTGCTCCCTTTGTGGCCGGCGTAGGCACCATGAAGTACAGCTACTTCATCAGCTACAGCATTGGCGGCGCGCTGCTGTGGGTGGTTTCCCTCACCATGGCCGGCTATTTGTTTGGCAACATCCCGGTGGTGCGCGACAACTTCACGCTGGTGATTTACGGCATTATTCTGCTGTCTATTCTGCCGCCGCTGTTCCAGTTTCTCAAAAGCAAGTTTGCGGCGCGCCCTACCAGCGCCTAG